One segment of Solanum stenotomum isolate F172 chromosome 1, ASM1918654v1, whole genome shotgun sequence DNA contains the following:
- the LOC125853382 gene encoding MADS-box protein SVP-like: MGTGKKKIEIEKITKQTARMVTFSKRRKGLFRKAEELESLSSSRVTSIVFSPLDKPYTYGDVNSVIKRHFPSCICPKISTPVMNSHHSSFDVSDESSGSKSSSTPNGNGLRSWVEDIDVEGYQNLNQLLMLKEQLEGTRNKIVSKDSESFEAWFM; the protein is encoded by the coding sequence ATGGGAACagggaagaagaagatagagatCGAGAAAATCACAAAGCAAACTGCTAGAATGGTGACATTTTCGAAAAGAAGGAAAGGACTTTTCAGAAAAGCTGAAGAACTTGAGTCCTTGTCAAGTTCTCGTGTTACCTCTATTGTTTTTTCACCTCTTGACAAGCCTTATACTTATGGAGATGTTAACTCTGTTATAAAGAGGCATTTTCCCAGTTGTATCTGCCCAAAAATATCAACACCAGTGATGAATTCTCATCATTCCTCTTTTGATGTTTCTGATGAATCTTCGGGGTCAAAATCTTCATCGACCCCAAATGGGAATGGTCTCCGTAGTTGGGTGGAGGATATCGATGTAGAAGGATATCAAAATTTGAACCAACTGTTAATGTTGAAGGAGCAATTGGAAGGAACCAGAAATAAGATTGTTTCCAAAGATTCTGAATCATTTGAAGCTTGGTTTATGTAG
- the LOC125853390 gene encoding agamous-like MADS-box protein AGL23: protein MGTGKKKIEIEKITKKLARTVTFSKRKKGLFRKAEALESLTASRVTSVVFSPSDIPYTYGDVNSIIKKHFSSCNRSEISTSVMNSHHSSYDVSGESSGSKSSSTPKGHGLRGWVEHIDVEGCQNLNQLLC from the coding sequence ATGGGAACagggaagaagaagatagaaattgagaaaatcacaaaaaaattggcTAGAACGGTgacattttcaaaaagaaagaaaggactTTTTAGAAAAGCTGAAGCACTTGAATCCTTGACAGCTTCTCGTGTTACGTCCGTTGTTTTTTCACCTTCTGACATTCCTTATACTTACGGAGATGTTAACTCTATTATAAAGAAGCATTTTTCTAGCTGTAATCGCTCAGAAATATCAACATCAGTGATGAATTCTCATCATTCCTCTTATGATGTTTCTGGCGAATCTTCGGGGTCAAAATCATCATCGACCCCAAAGGGGCATGGTCTCCGTGGTTGGGTGGAGCATATAGATGTGGAAGGATGTCAAAATTTGAATCAACTGTTATGTTGA